A window from Exiguobacterium marinum DSM 16307 encodes these proteins:
- a CDS encoding DUF1444 family protein, whose amino-acid sequence MERNELRRYLESNFKADYRTSYDRENEVLRVERRSDRFGVNIRLAPIVAKAKTRGKVAVDEVIEYIESAMKADDQISLSGNMDAIYPVIRSNSFAKTTKNGESLVFTPHTAETAIFYALDRGNGYRLIEERHLSEDLDASLIERTARENIKKLPTEMKQDEVAGNPFYFLSTRDGYEASRILNDDFLRMMERRVEGDMLVGVPHQDVMIIADIRNDQGYDAMQQLMFDFFTNGRIPVTALAFHYEAGQLEPIFIVGKKTPPSNT is encoded by the coding sequence ATGGAACGGAATGAGTTGAGACGTTATTTAGAATCAAACTTCAAAGCGGATTACCGTACTTCTTATGACCGTGAGAATGAAGTGTTGCGCGTCGAAAGAAGGTCAGATCGCTTCGGTGTGAATATTCGTCTCGCACCAATTGTGGCAAAAGCAAAAACTCGTGGAAAAGTGGCGGTCGATGAGGTGATCGAATATATCGAATCGGCGATGAAGGCAGATGATCAAATCTCACTCTCAGGAAATATGGATGCTATTTATCCAGTTATTCGTTCGAACTCGTTCGCGAAAACCACAAAAAATGGAGAGTCTCTTGTGTTCACTCCGCATACGGCAGAAACTGCTATCTTCTATGCGTTGGATCGAGGGAACGGCTATCGATTGATTGAAGAAAGGCACCTTTCGGAAGATTTGGACGCCTCATTAATTGAACGAACAGCTCGAGAGAATATTAAAAAATTGCCGACTGAGATGAAGCAAGATGAGGTCGCAGGTAATCCATTCTACTTTCTTTCTACCCGAGATGGGTACGAAGCGTCTCGTATTTTAAATGATGACTTTCTTCGGATGATGGAGCGTCGGGTCGAAGGGGATATGCTCGTTGGTGTTCCGCACCAAGATGTGATGATCATAGCGGATATACGAAATGATCAAGGATATGATGCGATGCAACAACTGATGTTTGATTTCTTCACAAATGGTCGTATCCCAGTGACTGCACTTGCCTTTCATTATGAAGCAGGGCAACTTGAACCGATTTTTATTGTCGGAAAAAAGACCCCGCCATCGAACACATAA